The genomic segment GTGTCATGTACCTGCTGAATAAAGCCAGGGATGGAATCGACTTCTACCGTGTCCGGTTTGTTGCCAGCCAGACCCATGATGATGGCGATATCGGTATGGTGCCCTTTGCCTGTCAGTGACAGAGAACCGTAGATATCAACAACAATATCGGTGGTCAGATTGTCCAGTTGTTTACTTTTCAGGTCTTCAATAAACCGGATACCGGCTACCATCGGACCCACTGTATGGGAACTGGAAGGACCTATACCAATTTTAAAAATTTCAAATACGCTAATCATGGAATCTCCTTACAACATCATGTTGGACGACTGTTAGCTGATAAGGCTGTAAACAATGGCTGACATGGAAATCAGACCCATCAGTACGACGAACACGTTGCTGATGTGACCGCTGTATTTACGCATAGCGGGAACTTTATGAATGGCGTACATCGGCATCAGGAACAGTAACATTGCGATGATTGGGCCACCCAGAGTTTCAATCATACCCAGGATGCTAGGGTTCAGTGTTGCCACGATCCAGGTAGTAATTAACATGAACAGGGCAGTGATGCGGTTCAGTTTGCTCAGTTCGATGCTCTTGCCTTTACCGCGAAGAGATTTAATGACCATACCGTTGAAACCTTCACGAGCGCCCAGATAGTGGCCCAGGAATGATTTGGTAATCGCGATGAAAGCAATCACTGGAGCAATATAAGCAATGACTGGAGTATTAAAGTGGTTAGCCAGGTAAGACAGAATCGAGATATTCTGTGCCTTCGCTGCCGCCAGATCCGCAGGAGACAGGCTCAGTACGCAGCTGAATACGAAGAACATAACGGTCAGAACCATCATGATGTGGCTGCGAGCCAGAATTTGCGAACATTTACGTTCTGCGTTTTGACCATACTCTTCACGTTTAGCTACGGCAAATGCAGAGATAATCGGTGAGTGGTTGAAAGAGAACACCATTACCGGAATTGCCAGCCACAGGGTCATTAACAGACCATTGCCGGTTGCAGAAGCGGTAGATGATAAGCTGGCTGTTTCGAATATTGCACCGGTCCAGTTTGGAATCAGATATAAAGCTAATAACATCAGAACGGCAACAAATGGGAATACCAGAATACTCATTGCTTTAACAATGAATTGCTCACCAAAGCGAACTATAGTCATTAATCCCACGATAAGAATTAAAGATAAAATAGCACGCGGAGGTGATGGTAAATTTAATTGGTGAACAATAAAACTGTCTACAGTATTCGTAATCGCAACACTATAAACCAACAGGATTGGATATATTGCAAAGAAATATAGCAGGGTAATTAATTTACCTGCGCCAACACCAAAATGTTCTTCTACTACTTCGGTAATATCTTCACCAGGATTTTTACCGGAAAGAACAAAGCGCGTTAATCCACGGTGAGAAAAATAGGTCATAGGAAAAGCGATAAGTGCCATAATAATTAATGGAATAAGACCGCCAATACCTGCGTTAATTGGTAAAAATAATACGCCTGCACCAATAGCTGTGCCGTACAGGCCCAGCATCCACATGGTGTCAGATTTACGCCAGCCTAAACTGGAAGCAGGCGCAATACTTGCTGTGGTTGTTGTGGTTTGAGTAGTGTCCATAAATACCCCAAAGTAAATTTTTATTAAAATGGTCCCGCGGCATTGAATTAATACCGGTGATAAACTAACTTTTTATTAAGAAATAATGCGTGGGTTCGTCACGGCAGGAACTTTAACAAATTAAAATAAAATAATGCTCAATCTCGATCACAAAACCATTTTTGAATAAAAAGTTTTAAAGAATCAGAATTGATATTTTATTTTAAGGGGAGGGGTTACAGACCAGTAATGATACTTTTCATGAGGATTTTATTTGACTATAAAAATATAAAGAATCAAAAGTGATATTTAATATTTTTAATTTCCTAACGGCTCATTGTTGATACTTTATTATATTTCCATCGGATATATTTATTATAGAACCAATAAGAAAATAAGTGCAAATAAATAATATAATTAAATAAGAAAATATGATTCATCAGGTTATCAGTTCATTTTTCACCAACCCAATGGATAGTTTTATTCACCTTAGCATCATTTAAGTTTTCCACCCTCTTGACTCTGGTAACGAGAATACGTATCTTTTGCTTTGCAAAGGGGAGTAACTTCCAAGCTGGCTAATCGTCAATACGATGTATGCATATACATCCGGTTACCAGGCAACCTTCGGTTGTAAGTGAGACCTTGCCGGAAGGCGAGGTGCGCTTATAGCTAGCTAAAACAGCGGCTGCGTCTTCCGACGTTGCCGTTTTTTTATGTCTGAAGGTTAGGTTTCTGTATCTGTTAGTCACGCTGTTTAAAACAACTATAGTTTTAAACAGCAGGCTGAGATAAGAGGCCAGAGGAGACCCCAAATGAATACTATTGGAACCCCGTTACTGTGGGGAAGTTTTACACTTATCGTTATCGTGATGCTAATGATTGACCTGTTTGGGCAGGGCAAAAAGAAAGGCGGAGCGATGTCTTTTAAACAGGCTGCGGCCTGGTCGTTCGTTTGGATTACGCTCTCTTTACTATTTGCACTTGGTTTATGGTGGTATCTGAAAGACACTGCTGGTCAGCAGGTGGCTGATACTCAGGCTTTGGCTTTTATCACTGGCTATTTGATTGAAAAAGCGCTGGCGGTAGATAATGTGTTCGTCTGGCTGATGATATTTAGCTACTTCTCTGTTCCTGTAGCCATACAGCGATGGGTATTGGTATATGGCGTGTTAGGCGCTATTGTCCTGCGTGCCATCATGATCTTTACCGGTAGCTGGCTGATTTCTGAATTTAGCTGGATATTGTATGTGTTTGGTGCCTTCCTGTTGTTCACCGGCATCAAGATGGCGCTGGTGAAAGAGGATGATGAATCCAGCATTGGCGATAAACCGCTGGTGAAATGGATCCGCAGCCATATTCGCATGACCGATAATATGGAAGGTGAGCGTTTCTTTACCCGCCGCAACGGCGTACTGTTTGCCACACCGCTGTTTCTGGTGCTGATTCTGGTAGAAATCAGTGATGTCGTTTTTGCCGTGGACAGTATTCCGGCGATCTTCGCAGTGACTACCGATCCCTTTATTGTACTTACCTCAAACCTGTTCGCCATTCTGGGCCTGCGGGCAATGTACTTCCTGTTGGTTAACGTAGCGGAACGATTCACTATGTTGAAGTATGGTCTGGCGGTGATTCTGGTATTTATTGGTATTAAGATGCTGATTGTTGATTTCTACCATATTCCGATTGCGGTTTCGTTGGGGACGGTAGGGGGGATTTTGGCGGTGACGTTGGGGGTTAATGGGTGGGTGAATTATAGGAATGATATTCTTGAGGATGATCGCCAACGTAATGAAAAGCATTGAGTTTAGTGTTGGTTTCGTCCACTAAATAGTGCAGCGTTTGGATTAGCATTTGTACGAGTGGCCGAGCAGGGGGGCATTAGGGCGAATGCCCCCCCGCGCCTTTGCACACGAATCCAGGTCGCCTGATGGCGACTGCCTTCCTCCTTCGTTCAGCCTTAACGCACCGGCGCAGAGCCGCTCCCGACGTCGCTGCGCCTCGACCCGCATCCATGCGGGTCGTGCTGGCCTCTCTCAGTCGTCAGCTGAATTCCAGTGCTCTTGAAGGTCAAAAGATAAAGGTCAAAAGATAAAGGTCAAAACATTAGAAAGTTAATCGTCGGGAGAGGGTGCCGTGGGGGCGACTTGGCGTAAGCCAACGACAAACAGGCAAAGCCTGTTTGAACAGCGCTAGCGCTGGCCTGAAGGTCAAAACACCTTCGGTGTTTTGTAATTGCCCGTAGTCAACTCAGGCTCGGCGCTCTTTGGTCTCAAGTACCAATGGCCTACCGGCCGAGCACAATGATAATATGGGCCGATTGCCTTTACGGCCGGAATATTCTCAGAGGTCGATTTCATATAAAAAATCTACTCATCAACAACAAAAAGCCCCGCGTTAGACCTAACGCGGGGCTCTCAAACCCAAAAAACCTATCAGCACTTCTCTTGACGATATGCCTGTCGCATTTGCTGAACGATACCTTTAAAGGCTTCGGCTT from the Limnobaculum zhutongyuii genome contains:
- a CDS encoding HAAAP family serine/threonine permease, coding for MDTTQTTTTTASIAPASSLGWRKSDTMWMLGLYGTAIGAGVLFLPINAGIGGLIPLIIMALIAFPMTYFSHRGLTRFVLSGKNPGEDITEVVEEHFGVGAGKLITLLYFFAIYPILLVYSVAITNTVDSFIVHQLNLPSPPRAILSLILIVGLMTIVRFGEQFIVKAMSILVFPFVAVLMLLALYLIPNWTGAIFETASLSSTASATGNGLLMTLWLAIPVMVFSFNHSPIISAFAVAKREEYGQNAERKCSQILARSHIMMVLTVMFFVFSCVLSLSPADLAAAKAQNISILSYLANHFNTPVIAYIAPVIAFIAITKSFLGHYLGAREGFNGMVIKSLRGKGKSIELSKLNRITALFMLITTWIVATLNPSILGMIETLGGPIIAMLLFLMPMYAIHKVPAMRKYSGHISNVFVVLMGLISMSAIVYSLIS
- a CDS encoding TerC family protein, which gives rise to MNTIGTPLLWGSFTLIVIVMLMIDLFGQGKKKGGAMSFKQAAAWSFVWITLSLLFALGLWWYLKDTAGQQVADTQALAFITGYLIEKALAVDNVFVWLMIFSYFSVPVAIQRWVLVYGVLGAIVLRAIMIFTGSWLISEFSWILYVFGAFLLFTGIKMALVKEDDESSIGDKPLVKWIRSHIRMTDNMEGERFFTRRNGVLFATPLFLVLILVEISDVVFAVDSIPAIFAVTTDPFIVLTSNLFAILGLRAMYFLLVNVAERFTMLKYGLAVILVFIGIKMLIVDFYHIPIAVSLGTVGGILAVTLGVNGWVNYRNDILEDDRQRNEKH